A stretch of DNA from Halorubrum sp. BOL3-1:
GACCGTCGACCGCCTCGTGGAGGGCGTCGCGGTCAGGGGCGTCTCCCCGCCGGTACGCGATCGCCGTGTTCCGAAGCGCCTCGACCGTTTCGTACGCCTCGGTCGAGGCCTGCGCGGCGAGGACGTCTCCCACTAGCGCCCCGAGTTCCCGAACGTCCGTCCGCACGTCCCGATTGTGCAGCTCCATACCACACGAACTGCGGTCGCGGTCGGTTAAAAACCCTGGTCCGGACGAATGTTTGCCTCGGCTCTGAGTAAACTCATTCACGATCATCTCTGTGTGACCGTCGGCTGACGGGCGGAGCATCCGGCCGGATCTCCGTCGTTTCGCGTCGTGGCACGCCGATTCTCGGCGCGATGGAGTGTTCGTCACTCTTTTTATCGATCCAGCCTCAGAACAGGGTATGAGTGCGTCCGACAAGTATCCGTCAGAGTCCGGGCGGCGACGCTTCGTGAAGGGCGTCGTCGGCGGCGCGGCCCTCGCGGGGGTCGGCGCGATGGGGTCGGCGACCGTGAACACCCTGACGACCGCCGGCGGCGTCGGCGGCGGGTCGACGGTCGCGAAGACGATCGCACACACCGGCGGTCCCGCGCCCCGCGGGCTTCCGCAGATCCCGGTCCGCGTCACCGACGACGGATACATCGAGGGAATCTGGCCCGACACGACGACCGTCACCCAAGAGGGACAGGAGATCGAGGTCGCCCAACAGGAACTCGGTGACAGTGGCGTCACCTACTCCGGCGCGTGGTTCCAGTACTGCGGCGTCGAGTCCCAGGAGAACGTCCAGCCGAACTTCGAGTCGGACAACCTGTTCCGGGCCGCGAGCGGCCCGCCGTACGACTGGCAGTCGGATACGTACTCGGGCGGTGACCGGATCCACATCGACGACTTCGACGACTATACCGAGTGGGGCAACGGGATCGGCAGCGACGGGGTCGGCAAGCCGGCGTCGACCACGTGGCGCTCCGAGGACGCCGAGACAAACCTCAACGCGATCGTCATCCGCTCGCCACAGATCGAGGAGGCGGCCCAGAACGACGCGTGGCTTCAGGCCTCGACCGATCAGGGGTTCATGGCGTATCTCAACGTCTGTACTCACTTCTGTTGTATCCCGGGCTACAAGGTGTTAGACGAGTCCGCCCGCTACGACGCCTCGGACGGAACGTACTGCGTCTGCCACCAGTCGGTGTACGACCCGTTCGTCATCGAGGAGGCGCTGTTCATCGCCCGGCCCCGGCCGGACGAGTAGCGCCGTTTCGGTCTCGCCGTTCGCCCCTCGCTCCGCTCCCCGACCGCCGCCGCGCTTTTCACGCCGCTCGCCCGAGAGAACGTATGAGTGACGACACCCCCGCAGGCGCCGACGCGTCCGCGGGCGACGAGTTCGAGACGGAGCTCGCTGGCGCCCGCGACCTCCTCGACGGCGACGACATCGACGCGGTCCACGTCGGCGTCGTCCGCGACGGCGAGGTCGACACCACGTTCGCCCAGCGCACCGACGACGACCCCGACGGCGCCGGGCTCCGAGCGCTCGCGCTGCTCGCCGCGCACGTCAGGCTGGTCGCGGCCGAGGCCGGCGTCGAGCCGTCGACGGTCGCCGGCGACGCCGCGACGCTCGCGGGACAGGTCGAACAGATTCCGACGGAGACCGACCAGATCCCCGACGAGTAGCCCCACGGTCCAGTTACTCGGTCGACTCGCTGTGGTCGTCCGCCCGTATCCGGCGGAGCTGATGGGTCACGCCCGCGAGTGCGACGAACAGGACCGCGAGGTTGAAGACCGCGAGCGCGACGGGCTGATAGGCTGGGTCGAACCAGGTGCGGATCGCGTTCCCAGACTGGCTGTAAAAGCCCCAGCCGGCGACGACCGCGAGCAGCGACAGCGCGGCCAACCCGACGCGGTCGAGCAGTCCGCGGAGGTCATCGGTCGAGAGGCGGTCGGTTCCCGAGTCGTCCGGATCGGTCTCGTCGTCCGCGTCAGTGCGATCGGAATCGGGCGTCGTGCGGTCGGTGTCGTCGGTGTCGTCGGTCATGGGCTGTGGGTCGTGAGTCGGGTCAGTCGCGGGGTCGTCGGTCGCGCCGCGGCCGCGCTCCTCGTCGGTCATCGTCGCCTCCACGCGGTCAGCGCCGCGACAACGAGCGCGACGAGCGCGACGAGGGGACCGAAGCCGGGCGTCGAGTCGTCGCTGGCGTCTCGGTCTGGCGCGCGGTCGGCGGCGTCGTCGCCCGCGGCACCGTCCTCTCCGCGCTGGAAGTCCTCGACGGAGAACGCCACGTCGCGGACCGTCTCGTTCGCGGTGATGGTCTCTCGGGGATTCAGGTTCGCGACGCCCTGCGTCTCGTCGACGAGCACGTCGTCGTCGAACAGCGCGGCGTCGACGTAGTAGTTGTACCCGTCGGGGACCTCGACGGTCGCCGTCACCGTATCGGTGCGGCCGGGACGGACGGTGCCGACCGTCTCCGTCGCCTCCGCGGCGATCACGTTCGACTCCGCCTGCCGGAGGTACAGCCGGAGGTCGATGTCCTCGGAGGCCTCGTCGCCGTGGTTCGTCACCGAGAGCGACGCCGACAGCGTCGCCGTCTCGTTGTCGGCGTCGACGACGCTCACCGCGACGGTCGGCCAGACGGCGCCCTCGGTGAACCCGACCCGCGTGTCCGCGTAGTCGGGCGTGAGCGCCGCGACGCCGGCGACGCGGGTGGTCCGACTCGTCCGACGTTCCCC
This window harbors:
- a CDS encoding PGF-CTERM sorting domain-containing protein — encoded protein: MDTRTALLAAAVALLVASAVGAVAAPDALTDPRETDEPPGRIDVAGATVAPGEVRGETAELRLGTDLRHRGSAVENVTVRHRAVGSESGLLVDETTVNVGDVDFEGEHTVNGTVTVEREGGYRIETVIFANGERRTSRTTRVAGVAALTPDYADTRVGFTEGAVWPTVAVSVVDADNETATLSASLSVTNHGDEASEDIDLRLYLRQAESNVIAAEATETVGTVRPGRTDTVTATVEVPDGYNYYVDAALFDDDVLVDETQGVANLNPRETITANETVRDVAFSVEDFQRGEDGAAGDDAADRAPDRDASDDSTPGFGPLVALVALVVAALTAWRRR
- a CDS encoding ubiquinol-cytochrome c reductase iron-sulfur subunit, whose translation is MSASDKYPSESGRRRFVKGVVGGAALAGVGAMGSATVNTLTTAGGVGGGSTVAKTIAHTGGPAPRGLPQIPVRVTDDGYIEGIWPDTTTVTQEGQEIEVAQQELGDSGVTYSGAWFQYCGVESQENVQPNFESDNLFRAASGPPYDWQSDTYSGGDRIHIDDFDDYTEWGNGIGSDGVGKPASTTWRSEDAETNLNAIVIRSPQIEEAAQNDAWLQASTDQGFMAYLNVCTHFCCIPGYKVLDESARYDASDGTYCVCHQSVYDPFVIEEALFIARPRPDE